TCCTCTGAACAAAGGAATGATTCATGTCCTGGATGGGACAGAACAAAATGGCTTGAGATTTCATCACAGTACTCAGAATGACACataattgaaaacttatgaattgtttatttctggaattttccattcacTATTTTTGGACTGCAGTTGACCATGTAACTGAACACATGAAACGTGAAACTGGGAGAAGACAGGAAGGCTGCAGAAGGAGCCCGGGGCCCTGACTGGAGCTTCCATGTGAGTCCTAGGCTGCGCATCCCCAGAGCAGTGATGTCGGAGGGCAACAATTGTCCTGTTTAAGCACTGACTGTCTTAGATCTGTTTCAGCAGCTAGTTAACACATGGGGGGATAAGAGCATTATGAAGTTCAAACAGCTGAGTGACATGAACAAGGTGAGAAGCAtacttttaaagatgtttaataagactttttttttccaaatcagtacaaaaatttaaatacaaaaatgatttGCTATTGACAAATCTCAAATCTCTCATGGAAACTCGAAAAAGTTACCAGTCTGTTCACTGCTCATAGTGTTCTGTGAAGTACTGGAGAACAGTCACCCACTGCaaacatttgttttcctcttctggGATGTCCTGCTGCTTAAAACGCTGTATTTAAATAGCAATACTACCAGCTGGATCCTTTTTACATGAAAAAGTTCTAGTCAATTTTGAATTAAACAGGGATTATAGTGCTATCCCTAGACTTGAATGCATTCCCACGACGTGTAGCActccaaagagaaacacagacacatagataattatttaaaactcttgtttttaaattaaatggagTAATTCATTTGCTCTGAGATTAGCACCATTGTAGAATACACAGTATCTGGCATAGATTTTGCTCCTCCCCTATCTAACAGGAGCATATGCCcaataatatacacacatacatacacacacacatataagcaAGTAACAACCAATAAATAAGTTGGAAGgtattttgaaaagtgaaatttgGCTTTAACTAAATTAAGGTACTTTCTCTCTTACTTGGTGGAAATACAAAGCCCATACATGTACAGATAAATACACTTTTACAAACCAGTCGATCTGACTTGCAATTTCAATGCAGCTGTTCAGCAGAAGAAGCCCAGTGGATCCACTCTGCCCCTGGGTCATCAGCCCCAAACTAGCATCCTCCAGACCAATCCAAAGGATATTTGGCTGCATAAATTCTCTCTGCTTTGAAAATGAAGGTTGGATGGGATACATTTTTGATGGGAACATTTTGTCATACGATTAGCAGTGAAGAAGAAACCCTGTGATAATGaactcatttctctttttaagaaattgagaAGAAATAGGGCTCAGATACCATATATAAGGGAGAAGACAGATATTAGGTTGAGGAGACTTTTCTTGATGGTTAAAATGATTCAGATTTGTCATAGACATATTTCTATGTGCGTTTATACCGTATTTATTTGTGTCATTCTCCATCTGTAACTATCCCTTCAACTTCTTATTCTTAGTGTTAAGGAAAGGATATAAGATGCCACCACCATAACCCCACAGTGTCTCCAGTGGCTTAGTGACAGCAGTAGATTAAAAACTGAGTCGAAATGCTTTGTGTTTTGAATCCAGATTTTAAGCCTGGAAACAGTTAATATGTACCTAAGTGAAAACCTGGAacaatatttatttctccctttaaacTTTTATTGACTCTCACTTTGTGCTGAGTGTGGGGTgacatgaaaagcaaggactatTATTGCCCTTTCACATTCCAGAAGTTCTTCCAGAGACTGCTTCTAAAGAAACAGGTCTTTTCCTATAATTTTAGTACCCCCCACCAGGAAGTAGTACATctccttttaaatgtaaaacttcagaaattatcttctgaaaaataatattttcctatgTAATTCTGAAAATCTAcactctcctccccacaccccaaacAAAGGCTGGCTTGGATTTTGCAAATTGACTTTGGAACCTCAGAAGACACACCAATTTGCATGTGTACTACAAGGAAATTTCTTCAAAATCCACCAACTACTAAAATATATTGCTATCCCCCTCATTTGTGTGTGTAGACAAAGGAGgggatttttatatatatgtaaacacaATAATTGCTATTAATAATAAGCATTTCACAAAACTGGAAAGTTATGGGAGAAgggggttattttttttcttatgacttCTAGATATTTATGTTACTTGGGCCATAATGAAAATtacacaaagggaagaaaaaagaaaaaagaagcaggggggaaaaaagaccaatgagaaataaatgagttaattacTGCTCGTGTCTCCTAGCTGGTTCTTAGCTGCTTGTGGGGCACTGTCTTACGCCCCACAAAAGTGTCTCACCCAGGGCTAGGCACAGAGAAGGCACCGAGTACATACACATGGCTGGCCGGTTCTTCTAGAGACACTAGACACACAGTTCTGAGTAGAACGCTGTTGCCAAAGGACACAGCCTCTGGCAGGAGAGAAACAGCCCCTGCAACTAAAGCCCTGCCTTGCCCCCTCCCACAGGGCTGGGCACTGCAGAACTCCTCCCCATATTCCACAGCAAAGTATCTGCACAGATACAGAGGAAATTATGCAAGTAAATACGGTATATAAATGTTATCATTGACCTTTCTTTAAgccatatttataaatattttaaagtaaacaataTGAGTGAGTGACTTTCATTAGCTATGATCTTTCATACTGGAGTATTTTGACTGATCTGAATAAGCAGGTTATCATGAAAGCACATAACATATGACAGCTAATATGATTCCAGTGGGTACAACACAAGTGTCAGCACTTGATACATAACATTTGTCCCATCATTTTCCATTACAAGATGCTGTGCAGAGCATTAAACATGCATCTTAACTTTTATTTGTACATGATGGTTCAACTTTTCACTTAAATATAACTTTCCAactatataaatgttttgaagcaattatggtttccatttggatttttttgtgcatcattttattttcttctattaaatctctctctttcttttcttttttacatggGATACAATAAATATCCTGAAAAGGAGGAGTGGACATACTGCCCGGCATACAGTCCCGCGGCCTGTTCCGAGGGCATCTGCAGGAACACCCGGTCTCCGGGCCTGAGCAGCAACACTGCGCTCCCCGACGCCTGGTCCAGGAAGCCCTTTTTGTACTCGTCGTACGTGTACATCATGGGCTCATTGTTCTTGAACAGAGCAACCCACACGTTGCCCCCCTTGCAGTGAACATGGTAGGCAAAGTAGTAGACGCCCGGGACTTCGCAGGTGAAGATGCCCGTCTGTGGGTTGTAGTTCTGTCTGCCATTGTAGAGCAGCTTGTCAAACTTCACCGGGGCCCCCACGGGTGGGAAAGGTGCAGTCAGCTCAGCGGTAAATGCAGGCATCTCGTAGGCTGGCCCTCCGTTCTTGCCTTTCTTAGCCCCATAGGCGTGAGGGGGTTTCACTCCATCAATTCCCGGCCCCATATCTGGCAGATACTCTCCACGGGGAGGTGGTGTAGGGGGCATCACAGCTGGGGGACCTGGAGGGCCCGGAGGGCCTGGGGGCCCTGGAAGGCCAGGCTGGCCTTGAGGACCCAGGGCACCAGGCTTTCCTGGGGGGCCATGAAGCCCTGCTACTCCTGGCTTCCCTACTCCAGGGAACccagggggccctgggaggcCCGGTTCTCCTTTGGGTCCTGGAATTCCAGGTGGTCCAATGGGGCCACTAGGGCCGGCAATACCGGGGATGCCTGGGGGGCCCTGTAAACCCTGATCCCCTGGTATCCCCGGTTCTCCCTTTGGTCCGAGCAGTCCTGGAGCACCGGGGAGCCCTGGTAAACCTTTATGCCCAGCCTCCCCCTTGGGCCCTATGGGACCTGGCAAACCCCTTATGCCAGGGGGCCCTGCTTCACCAAGAAAACCTGGCTTTCCTGGGAAGCCTTGAAGCCCTGGCTCACCCTTGGGACCTGGTGGCCCCTGTGGCCCTACAACCCCACCTTCTCCTTTGGGTCCGGGAAAACCGATGGCACCTGGAGGGCCCATAGGACCTGGGATTCCAGGCAGGCCTGGCTCTCCTGGGGGACCCGCCACTCCAGGGGCACCTATTGGCCCTTTCTCTCCTCttggccccagagccccaggaacACCTCCAATGCCCTTGTCGCCTTTGGGTCCTGGGAAGCCTGGTTTCCCGATCCCCGGAAGGCCTGGGGGTCCTGGCAGCCCTGGCAGTCCTTGCTCCCCTTTGCCACCTGGAAATCCTGGCTGGCCAGGGATCCCATCCTGGCCCGGTTTTCCAACTCCAGGTATCCCAGGAGGTCCTTGAACCCCTGGTATCCCAATAGGGCCTTGTGGCCCAGGTTCACCTGGAGGACCTGGCTTtcccagggggccctggggcccagggaagcCTGTCACTCCTGGTTTGCCCACTCCTGGAAGTCCAACAGGGCCAGGAGGACCATGCATCCCAGGAGGACCCTTCAGGCCTGGCAGACCTGGCATCCCGAAGCCCTTCTCTCCTTTTGGACCCTGAAGGCCTGGAGGTCCTGGTGGTCCTTTGGGTCCTCTCTCACCCTTTGCACCCGGTGGCCCTGGTAACCCAGGTCCGCCTGGCTTCCCAATGCCAGGAAGTCCGTGAGGCCCTGGAGGTCCTTGTGGTCCTGGGATCCCCATGGGTCCAATCTCCCCTTTAGGTCCAATTTCACCTTTTGCCCCTGGCATTCCCATGGCTCCAGGCTTTCCTGGCATTCCGGGCATACCTGGTTTTCCAATCCCTGGATATCCCTGTGGGCCTGGTTTTCCTTTGATTCCAGGTATCCCATGACCTGGTAAACCGGGGGGCCCAGGTGGTCCTCTTGGGCCAGGCTCTCCACGGGGACCCTGTTCCCCTCGTAAACTGGCTAATGGTATTTCTactgggaaagaggagagagagacagagaggaggggagggagggagagagactgatTATCCTTCATTTTAAGGAAGTCATGACAACGATTATTTAGTTCTGGCACATTTACCCATTACTTATTGAGAAGCAAGACTAGGCATACTGTGGTCATCCTCCAGGACTGTATGTTATCAGTAGTTACAGGATAACCCAGATGATAATTTCTTTGACATATTGGAGATAGTGTTTTGAGAACTGGTATTTTCAGCTACTTTTATTAGCATTGGTTAAGtgataaaactaaaaagtaataaggaaacatttttacaAGTATAAACCTGGAGATGTTATGGTGTGTTCACTACAGGCAAGTTAGAAAATTCAACAAAAGGGTAAAGAAAAATCAAGGTTGCTTATAGACCCACCACTCAGAGATAACCACATACATCTTGTGTTCTAGGTATATATGTGAAATTGTGTATTTTAAGGGATGCTGGAGtcattctctgtttttattttttctagttctttactacttattgttatatttttccatgtccttgattttttaatataataatttatggcaaaaatattttctcttgtgcAAAAATACAGTGTGATGTGGATGAGGAAAGTCATTATATATGGACTTCAAGAAGAACTGAAGCATTTTATTTGGTTGATGGTTTAATAACATCTTCCACTTCTGTCCTCTAGTGTCAGAGATTCACTTAATTTGTTTAATGCGCTATAGATTTCCTAAGCCTCAAATACTTGTTCTTTAATATGCTATTTCTCATTTGCTAATTTGGTTTTTAAACAGgagaagtgaataaaatatttaaggattttAGGATGACAAGCAGTGTGGACATGGAATGCAGCTGAGATTAGAAGCAGGAAGCTCAACTCTTCTTCCTGCCCTTGGGATCTTCATTGGGTCACTTCAGCCCACCTATACAGTAGGAATAATACACCTACACTACAGGGTTAGATAATGGATGTGAAAGGTGTCCTGCTTTCTCAAATTGTTGTCAAAATACAAAGCATATGTTATTATAAACAATAATGCTATGCCTTCCAGAGAAACATAACTCTGCACAACCTTCGTCCCCCAGTGCTACTGAAAGTAATggataacataaataaatgaaatttatggTCCCAAAGTCTAATTTCACCCAGTGGTAGAATCTTAATTCTGACTGTTGTATTTTTCACTGGGCTACTGTCAGGGAACAAAATAGAAGCACAGAACTGATATTCTTTTCCAAGTTCCCTGATTGAAATCTGGCTCCTGTCTGAATAAGTGCAGGAAGTGCCAAGAGCCAGGCAGGCCATTCAGGATAcagaggaaaacaacaaaatgctGAGACAATCTTCATAGTGGGGTATCAGCTCCTAAAGAGGAGAAAATTGCGAATACTTCTCTTATGCTAAGAGATTTTATTAGAGTACTGTTAACATGTGTTATTTCTGATGAAcaatagaaatgatccctgaaagtatagtcctGGCATGTTATTTCTAAGCAGTGAATTGTGTAGCTACTATACCAAGGGAGTGTCTGGGGCAGGGTCTTCCTCATCAGGAACTCCTGGTGTCTAGCGCAGTGCCTGAAACTCACCCTGTTCTTACTTAGGGTTTGTTGCATGACCAGTTGTAGTAACTCAAAGTTCTTATCGTGCTTTAGCGTTAACTTAGCACTTTTATTTACCTTACATTATTGATTCTCTTAACAATCttactttgcagatgaagaaaagtAGTTTCAGAGAGGTTTAAATGACTAGGTCTCCCTCATTTCTGACCTCTGGGCATCCAGGCCTCTTAGTGCTAAACCCACTAGATTCCAGTAGTAAAGCTTCCTGTTTTCCCAGGGACCAGGGTCATGGCCTCCACTTCCTCAAAGGAAGTTACTACTTGGAGGCCATTCATTTCCTACAAATGCTAGGCTTCCTAGAACTCCAGATAACCCCACTGAATTTATAAGCAAGTGTCACTCCCAGTGATAGGCATTTTGTAGGTGGTGAATAATAAATATGCCTAGAAAGTAATGGAAGAGATCTTCAGGTATCATCTCTAGATGCAGCCTGTACTCCTTAGTCTCCTTCTGTTGATTTATTTATCGACATGTGTAGTAACTTAATTAGAGCAGTCGTAAAAACATTTGCATTTATCTAGCACCCAATTCACAAAATGCTTtcatatggttttaaaaaaaaacacatagcaGGTTCGTACAACACTGTGCTCCTAATTCAGAGTGCTGATGGTTACCTTTCTGTTTTTCCACTGCTTTTCCCCACTTATAGTCCAAAACTGGCATGAaaatagatgttcaataaataattgccAAATGTTGGAGTAAATATAtactaaatgaagaaataaactacTTGTTACTAAATATGTTTTCTGCCATTTGATGTTGCTGAAATAAAGCACAGCATAAAATGGTAATTTTGTCTGTATCTTTAAGACTTAAACCACTCAAGGATAGAGTTTAGAACACAGTAGGCATTTAGTGAACATTagtaatatattctaaaataagaatttctaaaatttagtccctccccaccaccccccagccAATCCCCTCGTTGAGGGTTTTGGAACGCTGCTGTTCTGTAGCAGCACAGGAAGATGACGTTACCTTTGCCTTTCTTTGGAGCTGCTTCCTTGCCCATTCTTGGCATCGGCTGAATTTCCTTCATATACTGGGGTAGATGTGGATACTCTTTGCCATACTGCATGTGGGGCAGCTCCTTGCCCATGGTAAGGCCATCTTTGCTCAAAGGCATGTGAGGTACTTGCTGGCCTAGGGGCTGGTATTGTGGAATTTGCGGTGGGATCTGAGGAGGAATTTGAGGCAGCGGCTTGATTCCATAGTAGGCCCCGGCCTGAATGCGCCTGATGGAGACCAGGGAAATAGTAAGCAGCActcccagcagctgcaggggGGCAGGTGGCACAGCCATCACCTGGAAAAGGAAGGAACGCACCAGTGTGGTAAACCTTGCAGGTCAAGTGATTGGAGtatatttagagaaagaaagaaaaaaagaaaacagtattatcaGAACTCCAACTTCCTGAGTGGAGACAAATGGAAATATGTTACCTttcaatagaaaacaaagaaagatgaaacaaacaaaaccagaaaagagTAGGATCTGTAAATGGAGGCAATTGGTGGGACAACAGGTTAAAGGAGAGACTGCTAGTTGTCTCTGAATAACGATTCTGCCTTCTTCCATAGTATTGCAACCCCTAATTTTCAGCTGGAACAGAACAGCCTAGAACAAAGACCTTTCAGCCAGGTGTGGCCATGTGACAAAGTCCTGGTCAATTGGATGTAGTTGTAATAGGTGCAACTTCCAAGAAGGACCCCTAAAGGGGAGCAGGTGTCTTTTTTCTCGTCATCCTTGTTGCCTCTTGCTGGCTGGAATGTGGGTTTGCTGCCTGGAAACAGATCAGACACCTTGGACCATGAGGTGAAAGCTGTGCCCTGAGGAGCAACGTGCCAGAAGAAACCTCAGCCCTGGTTGAACATGGAGGCATCATATTGATTCTTAAATTTAGAATGTGTTTcttaaagagagaaatgaaggtctatcaccttctttcaaatacagttgttttgGGTGTCACACATTAGCATTAAACTTAATCCTAACAGATAAAATAGATTCTCCAAAAGGAGGCAATCTTGGTGGCAAGTCAGGCTTTGTTAGTAAGTGCCAAATTTCTATTCTACATGGAAACGGGTGATAATTTATAGGCTTTATGCCAGAGACTGAGATTTTTCATCTGCCAGATTCCCTTTGGCTGCTTTGATGTGgtcacaaataaatacaaatgttaaagagctaacaataataaaaaatgcagcAGTCTGAATTATAAAGAATGTTCTTCATGTGATTgtgtgaaaaatgtcattataaAATTACTATCATGATTATGTTCATACAGGGATgccatttctttcttctatttaaaTACTGTGAAGTCATTCATTTAGAATTTGGCTAATTGTCTCTGGAGTCCATTAAAGTTTATCTTTGTACTATTATGAAAGAAAGGCATTTACAAAGCAAATTAGTTGTATAAATAAGATCGAGATGTTTAAGTActcataagaataaactgtttctaaTCCCTTAAATAACACCCTTTGCAAATTAGCAGTTGacagaataaatataaatggggCTTACGTATCTGTTTATAAAAAGCCTGAAAAGACCTCTGAAAATGCCCAGGACTGAAGGCCCAATAGCCCAGGAAACTGTAGTGTTTGCGAATACACACTAGAGGGCGAGTGTGGTACGCTTTGAAGTCTGTTCAGTTACTCATCCCCAGTACTAACACCAGATACTTATTTTGTTCTCACACCTTATCTTATTAAGGGACTTAAGGAAAATCTAAATCCTAAGTAGACCATCAACATAatagagaggtgtgtgtgtgtgtgtgtgtgtgtgtgtgagagagagagagagagagagagagagagagaaagagagattttaaatgtatcttctggaaaacaattaaataaacttCTGTCTATAAATAATTTAGTTTCCATTCTCCTGagagtttgttttctttgctgctgCCTTACTTAATTCTGGAGCATAGTTTTCCACATCTTAGAAAATGTGCATTGACTTTGCAATATCCTATTCAAAAGTAATGCCAAGAGTATAAACAGGCTACAGAAGAATTAATAAAAAGCACCTAAGAAAATACTGAATTAACAAATCCCTACCATAAAATTCATTGCTTTACAGGTTTTCTAAATATACTAACtagggggaaaaataaagaaacatctgTCAGCAAATTGATTTATACAACTTTCTCCATTTCATAAGCCAGAAAAATCTCAAGAATTGTTTATTTCAACTATACTCTAAATAATTGTGTACTGATAAAATGGGAGAAGATAGAAAGctgttattttctgtctttctaagAATGATTGTCATGAAGTATTTGTATAAAACCATATAATTATTACTGATTTATACTGAATAATAGTCAAATTTATTTCAGGTGAAAAAATGAACATCTGCTTGTAATACTTCATGATAATCTATTGAGTACTTACCAGAAACAAGGCTAGACCCACAGAGGGATTACAAAGATGCTAATATGGCCAGCGggccctgccttcaaggagcttataGTAGGAGTGACAGATGTGTAAACTATTAATAAATAGCAAAGaatatccagaaaacagtgaATTTCCCTTCCACTTCTGTTCTTTAGTATCTAAAATCCCTTCCCTTTGCATCAGCAACTTTCcccattttcttcaaaattttcagatatttttatgaatatgTGCATACAATACACTCCATAAGACACAGATTATagcacactacacacacacaactcttCCTTATATTTTTCATCCAGAAGACCAGAACTTCAGATATTGGCATCCCAGTTTTGTGTATCTGAACAGATCCCTTCAGctccttcctttcttaaaaataagacctAATTGTTCTCTAAAGTCTCACCTGGGTCTAACATTCAGTGTCCAAGGCGGTCACTAGATAAGTAAAAGTGTTAATTCATACCAGAAATACATGGTAATACATGGTAATGTATAAACTGGGACTTAATTCTACCTTTGGGGATGAATCAATGTAATCATTAACTCCTAAATTTGAGGTGATGTCTTTAATAAGCTAGCATACTTGGCCCTTCACCCTTCTACCCATCAATCCAGTGGATGTGTTGAATTGTATTTAATAGCCTTTAAACCTGGACAATCTAATGAAACATGGGAAAACCAGAAGAAGACGCAGTGCCTGGAAGAACACCAGCT
The sequence above is a segment of the Phyllostomus discolor isolate MPI-MPIP mPhyDis1 chromosome 2, mPhyDis1.pri.v3, whole genome shotgun sequence genome. Coding sequences within it:
- the COL8A1 gene encoding collagen alpha-1(VIII) chain isoform X1, whose translation is MAVPPAPLQLLGVLLTISLVSIRRIQAGAYYGIKPLPQIPPQIPPQIPQYQPLGQQVPHMPLSKDGLTMGKELPHMQYGKEYPHLPQYMKEIQPMPRMGKEAAPKKGKVEIPLASLRGEQGPRGEPGPRGPPGPPGLPGHGIPGIKGKPGPQGYPGIGKPGMPGMPGKPGAMGMPGAKGEIGPKGEIGPMGIPGPQGPPGPHGLPGIGKPGGPGLPGPPGAKGERGPKGPPGPPGLQGPKGEKGFGMPGLPGLKGPPGMHGPPGPVGLPGVGKPGVTGFPGPQGPLGKPGPPGEPGPQGPIGIPGVQGPPGIPGVGKPGQDGIPGQPGFPGGKGEQGLPGLPGPPGLPGIGKPGFPGPKGDKGIGGVPGALGPRGEKGPIGAPGVAGPPGEPGLPGIPGPMGPPGAIGFPGPKGEGGVVGPQGPPGPKGEPGLQGFPGKPGFLGEAGPPGIRGLPGPIGPKGEAGHKGLPGLPGAPGLLGPKGEPGIPGDQGLQGPPGIPGIAGPSGPIGPPGIPGPKGEPGLPGPPGFPGVGKPGVAGLHGPPGKPGALGPQGQPGLPGPPGPPGPPGPPAVMPPTPPPRGEYLPDMGPGIDGVKPPHAYGAKKGKNGGPAYEMPAFTAELTAPFPPVGAPVKFDKLLYNGRQNYNPQTGIFTCEVPGVYYFAYHVHCKGGNVWVALFKNNEPMMYTYDEYKKGFLDQASGSAVLLLRPGDRVFLQMPSEQAAGLYAGQYVHSSFSGYLLYPM
- the COL8A1 gene encoding collagen alpha-1(VIII) chain isoform X2, encoding MAVPPAPLQLLGVLLTISLVSIRRIQAGAYYGIKPLPQIPPQIPPQIPQYQPLGQQVPHMPLSKDGLTMGKELPHMQYGKEYPHLPQYMKEIQPMPRMGKEAAPKKGKEIPLASLRGEQGPRGEPGPRGPPGPPGLPGHGIPGIKGKPGPQGYPGIGKPGMPGMPGKPGAMGMPGAKGEIGPKGEIGPMGIPGPQGPPGPHGLPGIGKPGGPGLPGPPGAKGERGPKGPPGPPGLQGPKGEKGFGMPGLPGLKGPPGMHGPPGPVGLPGVGKPGVTGFPGPQGPLGKPGPPGEPGPQGPIGIPGVQGPPGIPGVGKPGQDGIPGQPGFPGGKGEQGLPGLPGPPGLPGIGKPGFPGPKGDKGIGGVPGALGPRGEKGPIGAPGVAGPPGEPGLPGIPGPMGPPGAIGFPGPKGEGGVVGPQGPPGPKGEPGLQGFPGKPGFLGEAGPPGIRGLPGPIGPKGEAGHKGLPGLPGAPGLLGPKGEPGIPGDQGLQGPPGIPGIAGPSGPIGPPGIPGPKGEPGLPGPPGFPGVGKPGVAGLHGPPGKPGALGPQGQPGLPGPPGPPGPPGPPAVMPPTPPPRGEYLPDMGPGIDGVKPPHAYGAKKGKNGGPAYEMPAFTAELTAPFPPVGAPVKFDKLLYNGRQNYNPQTGIFTCEVPGVYYFAYHVHCKGGNVWVALFKNNEPMMYTYDEYKKGFLDQASGSAVLLLRPGDRVFLQMPSEQAAGLYAGQYVHSSFSGYLLYPM